The genomic interval CAGGTCTCCAATCAGATCGACGTCGTCTCAGCGACGGGCGCGGACGACAAGGACGACGGGCTGGTCAATAACCTCACGCTGGTCGTGAAGAAGTCGCCGGGCTCGGACCCGATCGACCTCTCGGAGGCGACCATCCAGTACACGAGCGGCCAGACAGCGACGACGCTCCAGTACGGCGCTACCGCCAACGCGACGCACTTCAGCACGGCTCTCATCGAAGGTGACGACGCGACCATCCTCGACTCGAACGGCGAGCGCGTGGAGATAGCAGTCAGTCCGGCGCTCATCGAGACTGCCGACGGACTTTCGGCCGGCGACGACGTCTCGCTCGAGATCGTCGACCAGTCGGGTGCATCGACGGTGTACGGCGTCAACGTTCCGGACGTTATCACGGGAACCTTCGTGGAGGTCTGAGATGTTCGACAACCTATTCAACGACGAGAACCGCGGACAGGTCGGTATCGGCACGCTGATCATCTTCATCGCGCTGGTGCTGGTCGCCGCGGTGGCGGCCGGCGTCCTCGTGAACACGGCGGGCGAACTGCAGTCGCGTGCCTCCGACACGGGCAGCGACGCGCAGGCGCAGGTCTCCAACCAGATCGACGTGGTCTCGGCGAGCGGGGACGCCTCGACCGGCAACGTCAACGAGGTCACGCTGGTCGTGAAGAAGTCGCCGGGCTCCGACCCTATCGACTTAGAGGAGATGACGATCCAGTACACGAGTTCGGCGGATTCGGTGACACTGACGAGCTCGGAGTTCGACATCCAGGACCTCAGCGACACGGCGGTGAGCGGTGCCGGCGCGGTGCTGGACGAGAACGGCGAGCGCCGTCAAATCGTCCTGACGCTTGACGGAACCGACCCGAACCCATCCGCTCTCGGCGAGGGTGAGGACGCGACCCTCCGACTCGTCGACCAGTCCGGCGCCACGACCGTCTACGGCGTGAACGTTCCGGACGTCCTCTCGACCGACGTCGTTCAGGTCTAACTCCGACGACCACCCACTGCGGGCGAACGGCGACAGCGATCGCCGCCGTCCCGCCGTGTTTCGATACCTGTCCGGGCGACGCCGGGTCGTCCCGGCCGGCGAGGCACGACACCGACACACGAAAACCTCTCATGACC from Halosegnis marinus carries:
- a CDS encoding archaellin/type IV pilin N-terminal domain-containing protein yields the protein MFDNLFNDENRGQVGIGTLIIFIALVLVAAVAAGVLVNTAGELQSRASDTGSDAQAQVSNQIDVVSASGDASTGNVNEVTLVVKKSPGSDPIDLEEMTIQYTSSADSVTLTSSEFDIQDLSDTAVSGAGAVLDENGERRQIVLTLDGTDPNPSALGEGEDATLRLVDQSGATTVYGVNVPDVLSTDVVQV
- a CDS encoding archaellin/type IV pilin N-terminal domain-containing protein, with amino-acid sequence MKLPTTDDSDRGQVGIGTLIIFIALVLVAAVAAGVLVNTAGELQSRASDTGSDAQAQVSNQIDVVSATGADDKDDGLVNNLTLVVKKSPGSDPIDLSEATIQYTSGQTATTLQYGATANATHFSTALIEGDDATILDSNGERVEIAVSPALIETADGLSAGDDVSLEIVDQSGASTVYGVNVPDVITGTFVEV